In Aphis gossypii isolate Hap1 unplaced genomic scaffold, ASM2018417v2 Contig01061, whole genome shotgun sequence, one genomic interval encodes:
- the LOC114131880 gene encoding uncharacterized protein LOC114131880: MKNNSNGSSVHLDSDFLSKFPLNDSTMYLDVEHLTLNDFSFKIKLEYFIKNVGGSNSKNHVQRMMGKFFNDEYVTKCTRTGRGKDKTTTVGQSELLNVLKKVVKECSSGSSVELTDSNFKNIVAKWLRYSSIRLARSKKAD; encoded by the exons atgaaaaataacagTAATGGATCATCAGTACATTTAGATTCTGATTTCTTATCAAAATTTCCTCTAAATGATTCTACAATGTATCTAGATGTAGAACATTTgactttaaatgatttttcttttaaaattaaattg gaatattttataaaaaatgttggtggttctaattccaaaaatcatgTACAGCGAATGATgggaaaattttttaatgacgaATATGTTACAAAATGCACTAGAACCGGCCGTGGAAAAGACAAAACAACAACGGTTGGGCAATCTGAActtctaaatgttttaaaaa aagttGTGAAGGAGTGTAGCAGTGGTAGTTCTGTAGAACTTAcagattcaaattttaaaaatattgtagctAAGTGGTTGAGATACTCAAGCATAAGATTAGCTAGATCAAAGAAAGCTGACTAA